AGGTAAGCGATTACCTATATATCCAAACTATTCAGCTTGTAGCATCATTTCGTGGTAGAGGATACGGCACAACCTTGCTACAACACATAGAAAACATCGCTAGGATGAAGAATCTACAACGCATCTACTTGAGCGTATTCAAAGACAATCCTGCTCAAAGACTATATCAAAGACTTGGTTACAAGCCAATAGCACAGGATGAATACCTCATCCGTATGGGAAAAATTATATCAAATCCGGTTGATTAGTGTTAATAAAAATGGTCAGTAAAGGTGAAGGGTTGTTGGTAACTAGCCACAACTAGCCACTAGCCACTAGCCACTAATAACAGCGTAACGATACCGATATTCTGGTTATTTAACCGGAGATGATATTACTAGAAGTAAACTAACACGGATATAAGCGATCGCCTGTATTTGAATCAAAGACGAATAGCTGTTCTAAATCAAGCCCTAGTGAAATGCGATCACCCAACTGCAAACGGATAACACCTGCCTGTTGAATATTGACTTGCACGCTCGAACTCGGTAAACCAGCACGAATTAAAGTTTCTCTGCCCAAAGGTTCTACAAGTTTGACTTCAACTGTTAAGGCTGCAATTTCTTTGTTTTGCGATTCATCAATAAACAAATCTTCTGGGCGAATCCCTAAATCAACAATTTGTCCTTCAGCTAAATGTAATGCGTCTCTTACACGCGCCGGACAAGGAATAATCTGACTCTCTACCAAAAAGTTGCCATTTTTGTACTTTGCAGGCAAAATATTCATTGGCGGATTGCCTAAGAAAGTTGCCACCATCCGGTTAGCAGGTTTGGCGTAAACGCTTTGTGGCTCTCCAATTTGTTGAATTCTTCCCTGATTAAGGATAACGATACGATCTGCTAAAGTCATCGCTTCAACTTGATCGTGAGTGACATAAATTGTCGTAATGCCTAAATTGTGATGCAACTGTTTTAACTCCGCACGAGTATCGTCACGTAGCTGCGCGTCTAAGTTTGATAAAGGTTCATCTAATAAAAATACTTGTGCTTCGCGGGCGATCGCTCTTCCCAATGCGACGCGTTGTTGCTGTCCCCCAGATAATTGCTTGGGTTTGCGTTCTAAAAGATGTTCGAGTGATAGCGATCGCGCAACTGTTTCTACTCTTTGTTGAATCACTTTTGAGTCAACTTTTCGCATCTGTAACCCAAACGCAATGTTTTCGGCAACACTCATGTGTGGATAAAGTGCATAATTTTGAAAAACCATCGCAACATCCCGCTGTCGCGCTGGAATGTTATTCACAAGAAGATCCCCGATGTATAGGTTTCCACTTGTTGCTGTTTCTAACCCTGCGATCGTTCTCAGAATTGTTGATTTACCACAACCTGATGGTCCAACAAGAACCCAAAATTGTCCATCAGGAATTTCAAAAGTAATATTTTCTACCGCAGTTACATTGTTGAACTTGCGTTTAATATTCTCTAGACGAACTTTAGCCATTGCACGATTCCTGGCATCTTTGATTTAAGAATGAAACAACATAACCTGCTGATAATCAGGGAACTTTACAAAAAGTCTGATATTCTACATACAAAATACTTCTTTTGTTGTTTCCAATACATTACTTTGGTGACTAAACTACTAGAAATATCATTATGTTAAACTCCTACTTGTCAGAATCATAGCCGCAAATCAGTTCTTATTAGTAAATTCAATTTTTAGAAATGCTTCCCCTGAAATCGGCTATTGATGTATTTGAACCACCATCTAGCTTTTGGCAGCATTCTCATTTAATGAAATATTTTTTATCGGAAAAAGTCATACTTTTTCTAGCTGTCACTCTAAAAACAGCCAAATAATTTTTGGTAAAAACATATGCAAGAGATAGATTTTGATCGTACTTTCGACGTCTCAGTTGGTTTTAGTTTGTGTATGTACTTGCTGATGTTTACTGTGGCGTATTACTCCTGGTTAGTCTAGAGATACTGATACACTTTGGCACTCAATTTTTAAGCTGCACAGTATATCCCATAGTAACTTTGCCAGCACAACTTCCAGCAATGCTATTTATAATACTTTGCTTTAAATATTTGTATATTATAATACGTTGCAGCTCATATTAAACGATGATATATTGTCTGTAATTAAAAAAATGTTAAAAATAGCTATGAATAGGGTGTTTCAAGAAGTTGTTATGCCTTAGCCTCCAACCAAAGCTGCATGATGTTAACGAAAGTATTTGCTTAATTTTTTATGTAACTGCGACTTATAACAGAGAATGTAGTGTCAACAAAAAATGTTATTGTAGTGCTCACTTCTACTTACCTAGTCTGAATGGCGACTATATCTGCCATACACTTACTCATACTGCTGCAGATCTTATAAGTAATGAACTCTAAAATTTCGCTATCATTCCGCAATTTGTTAAGTGCTACAAAAATTTGGCAAGAGAACTACTTTCTAATTAGAGAATTTCGTAATTTTCGGGGTATTGCAATTCTAGCTATTGTCTTTACTATAATTGCTGCCATATTTGAAGGTATTGGAGTAGGATTTATTCTTTCATTTCTCCAAAATTTAACAAATCCAGATGCCCAACCAATTCGTACTGGAATCGAGTGGTTTGACATTTGGGTTTTGGGAGTGAATGCTCCAGCATCTGAACGAATTTATCGAGTATGTACCTTAATATTATTAACAACTTTAGTGCGATCGCTCTTTACTTATTTAGGTCGCCTTTACACGCAAATTACACAATTTAAATTAGTTTATTTTCTACGAAAGCGAGTATTTGAATTATTTCAATCGTTAAGCTTGCGGTACTTTGCTAAGACAAGAGCAGGAGGATTAGTACACAGCATTACCACTGAGATCATGCAGATCATGCAGGCGTTTAATTTTGTCTCAGTCATTCTGACAAAATTTACTATATTATTCGTCTACATTATTTCTATGCTCTTGTTGTCTTGGCAACTGACAATTGTTTCTATCTTGCTCTTTAGTTTAATATCAGTAGGAATTTCATCGCTCTTAGGGCGCGTACGAGAAGCAAGTTTTGAAAAAACAAGAGCCGCAAAGTGGTATACGACAATTTCACTTGAATATATTCATGGAGTTCGTACTGTTCAAGCTTTCGCAGCATACAACTTTGAAAGAAAAAGATTTGACGAGGCTAATTCTAACTTTCTCAAAGCCACTACTAAAGCTGTCTCAATCTCATCACTCATTGAACCACTTTCAGAAGGAGTGGCAACAGCAATTTTAGTGGGAATGCTGCTGCTAGCATTTACAGTTTTAATTCCTAACGGACAATTACAAGTCTCCTCACTACTAACCTTTCTGTTTGTTTTACTCCGAATTATGCCTTTGCGGCGCCAAATTGATGGTGCAAGAGTACAGTTAAGCAATTGTCAAGGCTCATTCAGCAATATTCAAGAATTACTTCGCGTAGATAATAAGCCCTTATTTTATAACGGCAACAAAAAATTTATTGGCTTGAAGCAAAAAATTGAGTTTGTTGGAGTAAATTTTGGTTATGACTCAGAGGAAATTGTCTTACACAACATTAATTTAACGATTGAAAAAGGCAAGATGACAGCATTAGTAGGAGCATCAGGTGCTGGCAAAAGTACTTTAGCCGATCTGATTCCTCGATTTTACGATCCTACTCGCGGTAAGGTGTTAATTGATGGTGTCGATCTACGCGAATTTAATATTTACTCATTTCGTAATAAACTAGCTGTTGTCAGTCAAGACACTTATATCTTTAATACTTCTGTGCGGGACAATATTGCTTATGCATTAGAAGATGTAGATGATGCAGTAGTTATTGAAGCAGCAAAACTTGCGAATGCGTTGGAGTTTATTCAGGATCTACCACAAGGATTTGATACGCAGTTAGGCGATCGCGGAGTCCGTTTATCAGGAGGACAACGTCAGCGAATTGCGATCGCCCGTGCCCTGCTGCGGAACCCAGAAATTTTAATCCTCGATGAAGCAACAAGTGCCTTAGACTCGGTATCAGAGCGCTTAATTCAACAGTCGTTAGAGAAGTTAGCTGTGGGCAGAACAGTAATTGCGATCGCACATCGCCTATCAACAATTGTTCGTGCTGACAAAGTTGTTGTTCTACAGCAAGGTCGCATCATTGAACAGGGAGGATATCAAGAATTACTCGAGCAACGTGGCGAACTTTGGAAGTATCATCAAATGCAGCATGAATACAGTCAAGCAGGATAACATCATCCTCGCTGCTTAACCTATCAGCACTACTATTTAGGCTCCTATCACTATTCACGACAAAAGAGCAACGAATCCAATGAGTCTTCATGGGAACCATCCAATAGAACATAATCTCGGTTCATCCAAAGTTTCTATTGTCATCCCTACAAAAAATCGCTACTTACTATTATTAGAAACAATCAAATCTGTTCGCGAACAAACCTACGAAAACTGGGAAGTTCTTGTCGTTGACGATGGCTCAACAGACGAGACAGAAACAAAAATGTTGGCATTGTCACAAGCAGATCCGCGTATTCGTTTCATCAAACGTACTCAAGGTAATGCTGGTGCTCCTGCGTCTCGTAATCAAGGAGTTGCTCAGGCGAGTGGTAACTATATCATTTTTCTTGATTCAGATGATTGTTTAGCACCACACTGTTTAGAAAAACGTGTTGCAACTATGCGCGATCGCCCTGATTTAGACTTTGGGGTTTTTCCTTGTCAAGTGTTCTGCGAACTACCAGGAGATGAAGCGTTGCTTTGGAATCGCGAAACCCAAGAGCAAGAAAACGATCTCGATCGATTTTTATCCTTGGATGTTCCTTGGCAAACAACTAGTCCTATTTGGAGAAAAGCGGCACTGCAAAGATTAGGATCGTGGGATGAAAGTTTGATTATTTGGCAAGACTGGGAATTTCATGTCCGAGCATTAATCAAAGGATTAAAGTATGAAAGGTTTTCTCAACCTGATTGCTTTTGGCGAATGCCTGTAAAACATAGAGATTCTATTGGTAAAAAAGGAATTACAGCCGAATATCTGCTTTCTAACGAACAACTCATTGCAGACGTCTATACCATGCTTGCTAAAGCACAATTGCTCAATGAGCATCGCCGCTATCTAATCGCAGGACTTTATTTCTGGTTGGCAACGCAATGGTCAACATATGTCAAATCTACTGATGAAGCTGTCAGAATTTGGTCAATTTGTCGAGACAAAAATTTAGTCAATACGATGGAATACT
The nucleotide sequence above comes from Gloeocapsopsis sp. IPPAS B-1203. Encoded proteins:
- a CDS encoding GNAT family N-acetyltransferase, whose amino-acid sequence is MPANSLDSQLTITSCNPQLHSAFIRSLTRDNFYLTISRTIGWDEELHQQEPRPERYTMVYCNHDLIGFFAIREVSDYLYIQTIQLVASFRGRGYGTTLLQHIENIARMKNLQRIYLSVFKDNPAQRLYQRLGYKPIAQDEYLIRMGKIISNPVD
- a CDS encoding ABC transporter ATP-binding protein, which encodes MAKVRLENIKRKFNNVTAVENITFEIPDGQFWVLVGPSGCGKSTILRTIAGLETATSGNLYIGDLLVNNIPARQRDVAMVFQNYALYPHMSVAENIAFGLQMRKVDSKVIQQRVETVARSLSLEHLLERKPKQLSGGQQQRVALGRAIAREAQVFLLDEPLSNLDAQLRDDTRAELKQLHHNLGITTIYVTHDQVEAMTLADRIVILNQGRIQQIGEPQSVYAKPANRMVATFLGNPPMNILPAKYKNGNFLVESQIIPCPARVRDALHLAEGQIVDLGIRPEDLFIDESQNKEIAALTVEVKLVEPLGRETLIRAGLPSSSVQVNIQQAGVIRLQLGDRISLGLDLEQLFVFDSNTGDRLYPC
- the hepA gene encoding heterocyst formation ABC transporter subunit HepA, translated to MNSKISLSFRNLLSATKIWQENYFLIREFRNFRGIAILAIVFTIIAAIFEGIGVGFILSFLQNLTNPDAQPIRTGIEWFDIWVLGVNAPASERIYRVCTLILLTTLVRSLFTYLGRLYTQITQFKLVYFLRKRVFELFQSLSLRYFAKTRAGGLVHSITTEIMQIMQAFNFVSVILTKFTILFVYIISMLLLSWQLTIVSILLFSLISVGISSLLGRVREASFEKTRAAKWYTTISLEYIHGVRTVQAFAAYNFERKRFDEANSNFLKATTKAVSISSLIEPLSEGVATAILVGMLLLAFTVLIPNGQLQVSSLLTFLFVLLRIMPLRRQIDGARVQLSNCQGSFSNIQELLRVDNKPLFYNGNKKFIGLKQKIEFVGVNFGYDSEEIVLHNINLTIEKGKMTALVGASGAGKSTLADLIPRFYDPTRGKVLIDGVDLREFNIYSFRNKLAVVSQDTYIFNTSVRDNIAYALEDVDDAVVIEAAKLANALEFIQDLPQGFDTQLGDRGVRLSGGQRQRIAIARALLRNPEILILDEATSALDSVSERLIQQSLEKLAVGRTVIAIAHRLSTIVRADKVVVLQQGRIIEQGGYQELLEQRGELWKYHQMQHEYSQAG
- a CDS encoding glycosyltransferase family 2 protein, encoding MSLHGNHPIEHNLGSSKVSIVIPTKNRYLLLLETIKSVREQTYENWEVLVVDDGSTDETETKMLALSQADPRIRFIKRTQGNAGAPASRNQGVAQASGNYIIFLDSDDCLAPHCLEKRVATMRDRPDLDFGVFPCQVFCELPGDEALLWNRETQEQENDLDRFLSLDVPWQTTSPIWRKAALQRLGSWDESLIIWQDWEFHVRALIKGLKYERFSQPDCFWRMPVKHRDSIGKKGITAEYLLSNEQLIADVYTMLAKAQLLNEHRRYLIAGLYFWLATQWSTYVKSTDEAVRIWSICRDKNLVNTMEYWEGLIYFKVRRTRYIRRLAREYLSIRWSTELMRQRHSITLQNTPMSTQLAQS